ATTTCCCGCTGGTTATCCCATGCCACCGCGTCACGGGCGCCCAGGGCCTCGGCGGCTTTGCCGGCAGCGACGACCGCAACGGCTTCACGCTGGACGTCAAGCGCTGGCTGCTGGCACACGAAGGGCACCGCGAATACGCATGGCAGCAAACGACCCTGCTCTGATCGACGAGTTCTGCGATACGCTGTGGCTGGAAGACGGCCTGTCGAAGAACACGCTCGATGCCTACCGGCGCGACCTGAAGCTGTTCGCCGCGTGGCTGGCACAGGCGCGCCCGGATGCCGGCCTGCTGGCGGCGCATCCCGGCGACATTGCCGGGTATTTCGCGGCCCGGCACGACGATACGAAGGCCAGTTCGTCGAACCGGCGCCTGTCGGTGCTGAAGCGTTTTTACCAGCAGGCGCTGCGCCGGCAGCGCATCGCCGAAGATCCGTGCCTGAAGCTGGCATCGGCGAAGCAGCCGGCGCGTTTCGTGCATACCCTGTCCGAAGGCGACGTGGAAGCGCTGCTCGCGGCACCCTGCGTGCGCGAGCCGCTGGGCATCCGCGACCGCACGATGCTCGAACTGATGTATGCGAGCGGGTTGCGGGTGTCGGAACTGGTGGCGCTGAAGATCGCCGAGCTCGGCCTGAACGAGGGCGTGGTGCGGATCACGGGCAAGGGTTCGAAGACGCGCCTGGTGCCGTTCGGCGGGGAAGCGCGGCAGTGGATCGAACGCTACCTGCGCGAAGCCCGCGGCGCGATCCTGAACGGGCAGCAGGACGATGCGCTGTTCGTCACCGCGCGCGGCGGGCCGATGACACGGCAGATGTTCTGGGTCGTCGTGAAGAAATGCGCGCAGAAGGCGGGAATTACGGCGCCGTTGTCGCCGCATACGCTGCGCCACGCATTTGCCACCCACCTGTTGAATCACGGCGCCGACCTGCGCGTGGTACAGCTGCTGCTGGGCCACGCGGATATTTCGACCACCCAGATCTATACCCACGTGGCGCGGGAACGGCTCAAGCAGCTCCATGCGGTACATCATCCACGGGGATGAGAAATCTGCGATGCTGAATCTGTCGCATAATGTCGGCAACGGAGGTAGTCATGGCAAAAACGAATTTTCAGTACGAAAAGCGGCAACGCGAGTTGGAAAAGAAGCGCAAGGCCGACGAAAAGGCCAAGCGCAAGCTGGAGGCGAAAGTCCATCCGGCCGGCGAGGGCGATGGTGGAAGTCACGGCGGCGAAGCTGCCGATGAAACGGGCGAGACGGAGATCGATACCGAGCCGGCAAGGCAGGAGTAAGCACCTGGCGGCACCCGGCAACCCATCGTGGC
Above is a window of Pseudoduganella dura DNA encoding:
- the xerD gene encoding site-specific tyrosine recombinase XerD, which produces MAANDPALIDEFCDTLWLEDGLSKNTLDAYRRDLKLFAAWLAQARPDAGLLAAHPGDIAGYFAARHDDTKASSSNRRLSVLKRFYQQALRRQRIAEDPCLKLASAKQPARFVHTLSEGDVEALLAAPCVREPLGIRDRTMLELMYASGLRVSELVALKIAELGLNEGVVRITGKGSKTRLVPFGGEARQWIERYLREARGAILNGQQDDALFVTARGGPMTRQMFWVVVKKCAQKAGITAPLSPHTLRHAFATHLLNHGADLRVVQLLLGHADISTTQIYTHVARERLKQLHAVHHPRG